A region from the Wansuia hejianensis genome encodes:
- a CDS encoding zinc-dependent alcohol dehydrogenase: MKTIAARMYGPHDLRVEEIELPELKPNQILIQLKACGICGSDLSCFMGQSTEGRYDIAPYTPGHEWAGQAVQVGSAVTSIKVGNKVVGDCLCPCYRCDNCKDGKMPSVCENMDEVGFLPTSAGGMAYYMITNEEYTHVIPDDWSYEMGALVENFNVGYWGVWGNHLDPDAQDICVIIGAGTIGLSAAMSCKASNATVIVVDPLESRRENAKKYGADYTIDPTACDVAEEVRRLTNSDGATVLVECSGSDAGIASCFEIAAPGARIAAIGHSHERMVPIKWERVIWKTLTIKGSAGTKFWFPRTIRFMSRIKNTYDFDGLVSHKFNFKEIHEAFDFALNNKAITQKVMLTFE, encoded by the coding sequence ATGAAAACAATAGCAGCGCGCATGTATGGCCCCCATGACCTGCGGGTGGAGGAAATTGAGCTTCCGGAGTTGAAGCCGAATCAGATTTTAATCCAGTTAAAGGCCTGCGGCATTTGCGGATCTGATTTGTCCTGCTTCATGGGACAGTCCACTGAAGGCCGCTACGATATCGCTCCTTATACCCCCGGACACGAATGGGCCGGACAAGCGGTTCAGGTAGGCTCCGCCGTCACCTCCATCAAGGTGGGAAATAAAGTGGTGGGCGATTGCCTTTGTCCCTGCTACCGCTGTGACAACTGTAAGGATGGCAAGATGCCTTCCGTATGTGAGAATATGGATGAGGTAGGCTTCCTGCCCACTTCCGCCGGCGGTATGGCCTATTATATGATAACAAACGAGGAATATACCCATGTGATTCCTGATGATTGGTCCTATGAAATGGGAGCTCTGGTAGAAAACTTTAACGTAGGCTATTGGGGAGTCTGGGGCAATCACCTCGATCCTGACGCCCAGGACATCTGCGTGATTATAGGCGCTGGCACCATCGGACTTTCAGCGGCCATGAGCTGTAAGGCTTCCAATGCCACAGTGATAGTGGTTGACCCGCTGGAGAGCCGCCGTGAGAACGCGAAAAAATACGGTGCGGACTACACCATCGACCCCACCGCCTGTGACGTGGCGGAGGAAGTGCGCCGCCTGACGAACAGCGATGGAGCCACCGTGCTGGTGGAGTGCTCCGGAAGCGACGCAGGCATCGCATCCTGTTTTGAGATCGCGGCACCGGGAGCCCGGATCGCGGCTATCGGACATTCCCATGAGCGAATGGTTCCTATTAAATGGGAGCGCGTAATCTGGAAGACCCTGACCATCAAGGGCTCCGCAGGAACGAAATTCTGGTTCCCGCGCACCATTCGCTTTATGTCCCGTATCAAAAATACCTATGATTTTGACGGACTGGTATCACACAAATTTAATTTCAAGGAGATTCATGAGGCGTTTGACTTTGCATTGAATAATAAAGCTATAACTCAGAAGGTTATGCTGACGTTTGAGTGA